One Bacteroidales bacterium genomic window carries:
- a CDS encoding hybrid sensor histidine kinase/response regulator yields MLADISHKKSEVLIVDDIPSNLNFLSEVLHLEGISVLLATTGADAIEIARYKHPDLILLDIAMPMMDGYEVCEKLKNDPDIADIPVIYLTARTEPEDILKGFQTGAVDYILKPFNATELIARVKTHLELRAKTEALKTINVRLEEQVRQRTAEITEANRNLTDTNRKLELAYQELTNLDKAKDEFIRHINHELRTPLQGIHGFTLILEDIVESPEQKEYLQAINSLVKRLVKLSEISLLFTEIKAKNYKITLKPMSIKNSINQILEVFREERQRINVLHNFPDENFFIKADQRLMNTCLELVVDNALKYTPENGKVTIRTFHEETLAGVEIMDEGPGFTSKALESLYELFTADNLRYHSHGFGIGLATAKVILDTLSAKLDISNLPEKGAAVRMVFEV; encoded by the coding sequence ATGCTTGCCGACATATCTCATAAGAAATCCGAAGTTCTCATTGTTGATGATATTCCCAGCAATCTGAATTTTCTGAGCGAGGTGCTCCACCTTGAAGGGATAAGTGTTTTGCTTGCCACCACCGGTGCCGATGCCATCGAAATCGCACGCTATAAGCATCCTGACCTCATATTGCTCGATATCGCCATGCCGATGATGGATGGATACGAGGTTTGTGAAAAGCTCAAAAACGATCCGGACATTGCCGATATTCCGGTCATATATCTCACGGCACGAACCGAGCCCGAGGACATTCTCAAAGGATTCCAGACAGGTGCCGTCGATTACATTCTCAAGCCTTTCAATGCCACAGAACTTATAGCCCGTGTAAAAACGCATCTTGAACTGCGGGCAAAAACCGAAGCGCTTAAAACGATCAATGTACGTTTGGAAGAACAGGTAAGGCAGAGGACTGCCGAAATTACGGAGGCCAACCGCAACCTTACTGATACCAACCGAAAGCTTGAACTGGCCTACCAGGAGCTTACCAACCTCGACAAGGCAAAAGATGAATTCATTCGGCACATCAACCATGAATTGCGCACGCCCCTGCAGGGAATTCACGGGTTTACGCTCATCCTTGAGGATATTGTTGAAAGTCCCGAACAGAAGGAATACCTCCAGGCCATCAATTCACTTGTAAAACGGCTTGTCAAGCTCAGTGAAATATCTCTGTTATTCACTGAAATAAAAGCAAAGAATTACAAGATCACGCTGAAGCCCATGTCGATTAAGAATTCAATAAACCAGATCCTTGAAGTATTCCGTGAAGAAAGACAGCGGATCAATGTACTTCATAATTTTCCCGACGAGAATTTCTTTATCAAGGCTGACCAGCGGCTGATGAATACATGCCTTGAACTGGTTGTTGACAATGCCCTGAAGTACACACCGGAGAACGGGAAAGTTACGATCCGCACTTTTCATGAAGAGACGCTTGCCGGTGTTGAAATCATGGATGAAGGGCCTGGGTTTACTTCAAAAGCCCTTGAAAGCCTTTATGAATTATTCACAGCCGATAACCTGCGCTACCATTCTCACGGTTTCGGTATAGGACTGGCCACTGCCAAGGTGATCCTGGATACGTTATCGGCTAAGCTCGATATTTCAAACCTTCCTGAAAAAGGCGCTGCCGTAAGGATGGTTTTTGAAGTTTGA